A part of Rattus rattus isolate New Zealand chromosome 4, Rrattus_CSIRO_v1, whole genome shotgun sequence genomic DNA contains:
- the LOC116898111 gene encoding protein phosphatase 1 regulatory subunit 14B-like, with product MSDSDPAGGPALADPGPGASTGHRVYFQSSPETIGESPGSDSKPDEDEPVRRPGKTVVKYNRKELRKRLKLDEWILEQLTGLYDCKEEEIPELEIDVDELLDMESDDSRAARVKELLVDCYKPTETFINDLLDKIRGMQKLTIPLKN from the coding sequence ATGTCGGACAGCGACCCTGCAGGGGGCCCAGCATTGGCTGACCCTGGGCCCGGTGCCAGTACAGGGCACCGAGTCTATTTCCAGAGTTCCCCTGAGACCATAGGTGAAAGCCCTGGCTCGGACAGCAAACCGGATGAAGATGAGCCAGTGAGACGGCCAGGGAAGACCGTCGTGAAGTATAACCGCAAGGAGCTAAGGAAGCGCCTCAAACTGGATGAGTGGATCTTAGAACAGCTCACGGGTCTCTACGACTGCAAGGAAGAGGAAATCCCAGAGCTCGAGATAGATGTGGATGAACTCTTGGACATGGAAAGCGACGATAGCCGGGCTGCTAGAGTCAAAGAGCTGTTAGTTGACTGTTACAAACCCACCGAGACCTTTATTAATGACCTGCTAGACAAGATCCGGGGCATGCAGAAGCTGACCATACCCCTGAAGAACTAA